One window of the Shewanella maritima genome contains the following:
- the metJ gene encoding met regulon transcriptional regulator MetJ, translated as MTEWNGDYISPYAEHGKKNEQVKKITVSIPLKVLKVLTDERTRRQVNNLRHATNSELLCEAFLHAYTGQPLPNDDDLSKEQPDQIPAEAKKLMDAMGIEWEDVE; from the coding sequence ATGACTGAGTGGAACGGCGACTATATTAGCCCATACGCCGAGCATGGCAAAAAGAATGAACAAGTAAAGAAGATTACTGTGTCCATCCCTTTAAAGGTGCTAAAAGTTTTAACTGACGAGCGTACTCGCCGTCAGGTAAATAACCTACGCCACGCCACTAACAGTGAGCTGTTATGCGAAGCTTTCTTGCATGCATACACAGGTCAGCCACTGCCAAATGACGATGACTTATCTAAAGAGCAACCAGACCAAATTCCTGCTGAAGCAAAAAAATTGATGGATGCTATGGGCATCGAGTGGGAAGACGTAGAATAG